From one Planktothrix agardhii NIES-204 genomic stretch:
- the folD gene encoding bifunctional protein FolD protein, with amino-acid sequence MDNLLDGKSTAKKIQAQLQEQVEIWQAKVGRPPGLAVIMVGENPASAVYVRNKEQACAKVGITSFGQHFPAETSQEKLTSIIHELNQNEQVDGILVQLPLPANLDSVGLLYEIDPNKDADGLHPENLGRLARGEKGLRSCTPAGVMRLFEEYNIELKGKHAVVLGRSILVGKPMALMLLEADCTVTIAHSKTQDLAKVSRDADIVVAAIGRPQMITADFVKPGAIVIDVGINKITDNNGKSRLVGDVDFDSVQPIAQYITPVPGGIGPMTVAMLLQNTFWSYLEKFQ; translated from the coding sequence ATGGATAATCTATTAGACGGTAAATCTACAGCCAAAAAGATTCAAGCCCAACTACAAGAACAGGTAGAAATATGGCAAGCTAAAGTTGGACGCCCGCCCGGTTTAGCGGTGATTATGGTAGGAGAGAATCCGGCCAGTGCGGTGTATGTTCGGAATAAAGAACAGGCTTGTGCTAAGGTTGGCATCACCTCTTTTGGTCAACATTTCCCCGCAGAAACTAGCCAAGAAAAACTTACCAGTATTATCCATGAACTGAACCAAAATGAACAAGTGGATGGAATTTTAGTTCAGTTACCCCTTCCTGCTAATTTGGACTCCGTTGGGTTATTATATGAAATTGATCCGAATAAAGACGCCGATGGTTTGCACCCGGAAAATTTAGGCCGGTTAGCCAGGGGAGAAAAAGGCCTAAGAAGTTGTACCCCCGCCGGAGTTATGCGACTATTTGAGGAATATAATATTGAGCTAAAAGGAAAACACGCCGTTGTTTTAGGTCGCAGTATTTTAGTCGGAAAACCGATGGCTTTGATGTTATTAGAAGCTGATTGTACCGTAACTATTGCCCATTCTAAAACTCAAGATTTAGCTAAAGTTAGCCGGGATGCGGATATTGTGGTGGCGGCTATCGGACGTCCGCAAATGATTACGGCGGATTTTGTTAAACCCGGCGCTATTGTGATTGATGTCGGAATTAATAAAATTACGGATAATAATGGCAAATCTCGCCTAGTCGGGGATGTAGATTTCGACAGTGTTCAACCCATCGCCCAATATATTACCCCAGTTCCGGGGGGTATTGGCCCGATGACCGTGGCGATGTTATTACAAAATACCTTCTGGAGTTATTTGGAAAAATTTCAGTAG
- a CDS encoding transposase has product MEKAYSYRFYPTPEQESLLRRTLGCVRLVYNKALHERTQSWYKRQERVGYTQTSSMLTDWKKQEELNFLNEVSCVPLQQGLRHLQTAFTNFFAGRTKYPNFKKKHQGGSAEFTKSAFKFKEKQIYLAKCSEPLAIRWSRQIPDKCEPSTVTVRLHPSGRWHISIKFDDPIIQPLPATDKAIGIDLGISSLVITSDGDKISNPQHYKKHYRRLRQAQKSLARKQKGSKNREKARIKVAKIHAQITDSRKDHLHKLTTQLVRENQTIVAENLAVKNLVKNPKLSQAISDASWGEITRQLAYKCRWYGRNYIEIDRVRLRR; this is encoded by the coding sequence ATGGAAAAAGCATACAGTTACCGATTTTACCCCACACCAGAACAAGAGTCGCTATTGCGGCGCACCTTGGGCTGTGTAAGGTTGGTTTACAACAAAGCACTCCATGAACGCACTCAATCTTGGTACAAAAGACAAGAGAGAGTAGGATACACTCAAACGTCCTCAATGCTGACCGATTGGAAAAAACAGGAAGAATTAAACTTTTTAAACGAAGTTAGTTGTGTTCCTTTACAGCAAGGTTTAAGACATCTACAAACAGCCTTTACCAATTTTTTTGCTGGTCGTACCAAGTATCCCAACTTTAAGAAAAAACATCAAGGAGGAAGTGCTGAATTTACTAAATCTGCTTTTAAATTTAAAGAAAAACAAATTTATTTAGCTAAATGTTCAGAGCCATTAGCGATTCGATGGTCAAGACAAATACCAGATAAATGTGAACCAAGCACCGTAACCGTCAGGCTACATCCATCAGGACGTTGGCATATTTCAATTAAATTTGATGACCCAATTATTCAACCATTACCTGCCACCGATAAAGCTATAGGGATTGATTTAGGCATTAGTAGCCTAGTCATTACCAGCGACGGAGACAAGATATCTAATCCTCAGCATTATAAAAAGCATTATCGGAGATTGCGTCAAGCACAAAAAAGCCTAGCTCGAAAACAGAAAGGGTCAAAGAACCGAGAAAAAGCCAGAATCAAAGTAGCCAAAATTCACGCTCAAATCACCGATAGTAGAAAAGACCATTTACACAAGCTAACGACTCAATTAGTTCGTGAAAACCAAACGATTGTAGCTGAGAATTTAGCGGTAAAAAATCTGGTCAAAAATCCCAAATTATCTCAGGCGATATCTGATGCTAGTTGGGGGGAAATTACTCGACAATTAGCCTATAAATGTCGTTGGTATGGGAGAAATTACATCGAAATAGATAGAGTCCGTTTACGGCGGTGA
- a CDS encoding NUDIX hydrolase: MIQVAIAILYRDGKFLLQLRDNIPNIVHPGVWGLFGGHLEPEETPENAFKRELLEEIGYNIPAFLPFNSYPDSLVNRIVFYAPLTVDLSQLVLHEGWDMGLLTPEDIQAGECYSEKAGMVRLIGTLHRKILLDFMAQKLV, translated from the coding sequence ATGATTCAAGTTGCTATAGCGATTCTTTATCGAGATGGAAAGTTTTTATTGCAGTTACGAGATAATATCCCTAATATTGTTCATCCTGGGGTTTGGGGATTATTTGGGGGACATTTAGAACCCGAAGAAACCCCAGAAAATGCCTTTAAACGAGAATTACTCGAAGAAATTGGTTATAATATTCCTGCGTTTTTACCCTTCAATTCCTATCCAGATTCTCTGGTTAATCGGATTGTTTTTTATGCTCCTTTAACGGTTGATTTGAGTCAATTAGTCTTACATGAAGGCTGGGATATGGGATTATTAACCCCAGAGGATATTCAAGCCGGAGAATGTTATTCTGAAAAGGCAGGAATGGTTAGATTAATAGGAACTCTGCATAGAAAAATTTTATTAGATTTCATGGCTCAAAAGTTAGTTTAA
- a CDS encoding putative peptidase, protein MKLQVLEHTIFKLHPVVAEAVAYNEKISVYCDTIFEIESYSEAEDNHLQVNFLSPKPKNMTTWFVPAHQVKLLETDEELTVSRSVSSASFAVSNSEWIWPMTGTSMGSVTEFGYARGRLHAGVDIGGYTPDECYAASDGVVDYIKNDPSGAEGRAIYIKRSNGWKHVYFHLQSIRVEVGQTITQGQFIGVRGGSGFGYEGLEIDGGGYSIHLHFEVHNPDGEKVDPRSILPNDDSVPIVA, encoded by the coding sequence ATGAAATTACAAGTTTTAGAACATACGATTTTTAAGCTCCATCCGGTTGTAGCCGAAGCTGTTGCTTATAATGAAAAAATATCGGTTTATTGTGATACAATATTTGAAATAGAAAGTTATTCTGAGGCAGAAGATAACCATTTACAGGTTAATTTCCTATCTCCCAAACCCAAAAATATGACAACTTGGTTCGTTCCGGCTCATCAAGTTAAACTATTAGAAACCGATGAAGAATTAACCGTATCCCGTTCAGTTTCTTCGGCTTCCTTTGCGGTGTCTAATTCAGAATGGATATGGCCAATGACCGGAACCAGTATGGGTTCCGTAACTGAATTTGGTTATGCTAGAGGTAGACTTCATGCAGGTGTTGATATTGGGGGATATACTCCCGATGAATGTTATGCGGCGAGTGATGGAGTGGTTGATTATATTAAAAATGATCCTAGTGGTGCAGAAGGTCGGGCGATTTATATTAAACGTTCTAATGGTTGGAAGCACGTTTATTTTCATTTACAATCTATTCGGGTTGAAGTGGGTCAAACCATTACCCAAGGTCAATTTATCGGGGTGCGGGGCGGTTCGGGTTTTGGGTATGAAGGGTTAGAAATTGATGGGGGAGGATATTCTATTCATCTACACTTTGAAGTTCATAATCCCGATGGTGAAAAGGTTGATCCCCGTTCCATTTTACCCAATGATGATAGTGTTCCTATTGTGGCTTAA